From one Lycium ferocissimum isolate CSIRO_LF1 chromosome 7, AGI_CSIRO_Lferr_CH_V1, whole genome shotgun sequence genomic stretch:
- the LOC132062545 gene encoding non-specific lipid-transfer protein 1-like, protein MRPASFSFVILIISFLLSQPSSSDAAVNCNNIAKSFKPCIDWVATGHKKAAVPPKACCNEMHKLNNMGIDYDAEIAICECVKSEMQDPNIDKKIADKLTWRCGVLLPFPTVPKVNCSEINATNTRGLNQDTN, encoded by the exons ATGAGGCCAGcatcattttcttttgttattctaattatttctttcttgctttcgcAACCATCTTCATCGGATGCTGCAGTTAACTGCAACAATATAGCCAAATCATTTAAACCTTGTATAGATTGGGTGGCGACGGGCCACAAAAAAGCTGCGGTGCCTCCAAAGGCTTGTTGCAACGAAATGCATAAACTTAATAACATGGGAATAGATTATGATGCAGAAATAGCTATTTGTGAATGTGTCAAGTCTGAAATGCAAGATCCGAACATCGATAAAAAAATAGCTGACAAACTTACTTGGCGTTGTGGAGTCCTCTTGCCCTTCCCTACCGTCCCAAAAGTCAATTGTTCTGA GATAAACGCTACAAATACCAGGGGTCTTAATCAAGATACAAATTAA
- the LOC132063466 gene encoding F-box/kelch-repeat protein At3g06240-like, with amino-acid sequence MAMSKAKTLPEEIIIDILYLLPVKSIGLWRCVSKQWNNFLSDPQFIKSHFNLHAHKQEEKLILVNWFRQLHTITFDHYEIYNEIDGISRKLNFDQLSDNWVTVAGSCNGLVLVVDRENIIFLINPTTLKYHKVPVSDLSLPLRGSNNRRSCNMYGLGYDVVSDDYKVVNLSYYDTENYEYWADSFVDMYSVRKGVWKRLETPYDHSLTDLASGVLINGALHWLARRKTEYSTLIAAFDLTDEKFFELPGPLDLSNNCFMCNLAAIRGCLSICTSISRDNDTITFWMMKEYGVKESWTKFKITEPNVDRSLSTLLCSITDDDVLFDIDEELVVYDMKENQRMDLMVDVKHMGEVQTFIDSLISPSFVQETEG; translated from the coding sequence ATGGCGATGAGCAAAGCTAAAACCCTACCTGAAGAAATCATAATTGACATACTCTACCTCCTCCCTGTAAAGTCCATTGGACTGTGGAGGTGTGTATCAAAGCAGTGGAACAATTTTCTCTCAGACCCACAATTCATCAAATCACACTTCAACCTTCATGCCCATAAACAAGAAGAGAAACTCATTCTTGTCAATTGGTTTCGCCAACTTCACACTATCACTTTTGACCACTATGAAATCTATAATGAAATCGATGGTATTTCAAGAAAGCTTAATTTTGACCAGCTTTCAGATAACTGGGTTACTGTAGCTGGTTCTTGTAATGGTTTAGTCTTGGTTGTTGATAgggaaaatattatatttttaatcaACCCCACAACCTTAAAGTACCATAAAGTTCCAGTCTCTGATTTGTCTCTTCCTCTTCGAGGTAGTAATAACAGACGTAGCTGTAACATGTATGGCTTAGgttatgatgttgttagtgaTGATTATAAGGTGGTTAATCTTTCTTATTACGATACGGAAAATTATGAATATTGGGCTGACAGTTTTGTGGATATGTACTCTGTGAGGAAGGGTGTTTGGAAGAGACTTGAGACTCCTTATGATCATTCACTTACTGACCTTGCTTCTGGGGTTTTGATTAATGGGGCTTTGCATTGGTTGGCTCGTAGAAAAACTGAATATTCAACTCTAATTGCTGCTTTTGATTTAACTGATGAGAAATTCTTTGAGCTACCAGGACCTCTTGATCTTAGTAATAATTGCTTTATGTGTAATCTTGCGGCTATTAGAGGGTGTCTTTCTATATGCACTAGTATATCCCGAGACAATGACACAATTACATTTTGGATGATGAAAGAGTATGGGGTTAAGGAGTCTTGGACCAAATTTAAGATTACAGAACCGAATGTAGATAGGTCTCTTAGTACACTATTGTGCTCCATTActgatgatgatgttttatTCGATATTGATGAAGAATTGGTTGTCTACGATATGAAAGAGAATCAGCGTATGGATCTCATGGTTGATGTAAAGCATATGGGTGAAGTTCAAACTTTTATCGATAGTCTTATCTCTCCTTCCTTTGTACAGGAAACTGAGGGTTAA